The Carassius carassius chromosome 16, fCarCar2.1, whole genome shotgun sequence genome window below encodes:
- the LOC132159236 gene encoding gastrula zinc finger protein XlCGF49.1-like — MRKLLINWLIEENKEHGELNKEEKHVKTGEKHLSRSQTKQKYLKKRRDEKSFTCTQCGKSLGGKQSLENHMRIHTGEKPFTCDQCGKSFTQSANLKMHMNIHTGEKPYKCSHCNSGFSRSGDLKTHERIHTGEKLFTCDQCGKSFTASSNFKNHLNIHTGEKLHECDQCGKTFLWSSVLKNHLKIHSKQKPHSCSLCGKSFSQLQSLKVHQKIHSGVREYKCFDCKKTFITAPHLKRHLMIHTGEKPYNCTVCRKSFNQSSNLRVHKKIHSS; from the exons ATGAGGAAACTTTTAATAAactgg TTGATTGAAGAAAACAAGGAGCATGGAGAACTgaataaagaagaaaaacatgTCAAAACTGGAGAAAAACATTTGAGTCGCTctcaaaccaaacaaaaatatttaaagaagagaagagatgagaaatctttcacctgcactcagtgtggaaagagtttgggAGGCAAACAGAGTCTTGAGAATcacatgaggatccacactggagagaaaccattcacatgtgatcagtgcgggaagagttttacACAATCAGCAAACCTTAAGAtgcacatgaacatccacactggagagaaaccgtacaagtgttcacactgcaacAGCGGATTCAgtcggtcaggagacctgaaaacacatgagaggatccacactggagagaaactgttcacatgtgatcagtgcgggaagagtttcacagCATCATCAAACTTTAAGAACCACTTGaacattcacactggagaaaagctgcatgaatgtgatcagtgtggaaaaacatttttgtggtcCTCAGTACTGAAGAATCACCTGAAAATTCATTCAAAGCAGAAACCACATTCATGTTctttgtgtggaaagagtttttcccAACTGCAGAGTTTAAAAGTACATCAGAAGATACACTCTGGTGTAAGAGAATATAAGTGCTTTGATTGTAAGAAGACTTTTATTACAGCTCCACATTTGAAGCGGCACctgatgatccacactggagagaaaccgtataaCTGTACTGTATGCAGGAAGAGTTTCAATCAATCATCTAATCTACGCGTTCACAAAAAGATTCACAGTTCGTAG